One Halictus rubicundus isolate RS-2024b chromosome 10, iyHalRubi1_principal, whole genome shotgun sequence genomic window carries:
- the Trc8 gene encoding TRC8 ring finger protein, with protein MESSIHDRLSNFVDIIIRVPPLFVIDELLKIDFGLSQESTVSLPSTIISYTDATSTPTPIQIGPFDIRNPTYKIYLIIILKFLCCTLGCIAAMCTFMLWTKHLIKVYLYLISVGVIVLSHWANTSTMKAIIAYVTTHETRTSILDDILSLDIEAILNEGPGFFMIQNYILQCLLASIFCYNHQAPKHPILQKLLVLSFMAPSFLGIYPLPMQVLHHAPMFAALLPMIVCNFVLCYNSVAMLSTIYRGYQHAHNYINDYGFTSLAEREWIRLNVPCVLRMFWMLRAGRQVVQYFAYEYSEETFTYLVMLKTLLVNGCETLTAVLGMTSIISFICHYIGRFFQWVLLTEDEGANSIGTVSAILFYILALQSGLTRLDEDKRLARLCRNLCLLVTAILHFVHNIEKPLLMSLSASHNPALHRHVRALVVCAFLILFPVSLLIYLWSHFTLSTWLLAASVFNIEVVVKVLVSLAIYSLFLVDAYRSAYRNAYRSAFWEQLDDFVYIIRSFGNTVEFAFGIILFFNGFWILVFESGGAIRAIMMCIHAYLNIWCEAKAGWSEFMKRRTAVNKINSLPEANAEQLHRLNDVCAICYQEMHSAKITRCNHYFHGDCLRKWLYVQDRCPLCHDILYKVENMTQNKTENTAVQQVETR; from the exons ATGGAGAGCTCTATACACGACAGGCTTTCTAACTTTGTGGACATTATAATTAGGGTTCCACCCCTGTTCGTCATAGATGAACTGCTTAAAATTGACTTTGGATTGTCGCAAGAGAGCACGGTATCGCTTCCCTCTACTATTATTTCGTATACCGACGCGACCAGCACACCTACTCCGATTCAAATAGGGCCATTCGACATTAGGAACCCTACCTATAAGATATATTTGATCatcatattgaaatttttatgctGCACTTTAG GATGTATAGCCGCGATGTGTACATTCATGTTATGGACAAAACACTTGATAAAAGTGTATCTGTATTTAATATCGGTGGGTGTAATAGTTCTGTCTCACTGGGCAAACACCAGTACAATGAAAGCTATCATAGCATATGTGACTACGCACGAGACCAGAACCAGCATATTGGACGATATTCTTTCTCTCGACATAGAGGCTATTCTGAACGAAGGACCCGGATTCTTTATGATTCAGAACTACATACTGCAATGTTTACTGGCAAGCATTTTCTGCTACAATCATCAGGCGCCTAAACACCCGATATTGCAGAAGCTTCTGGTGCTGTCTTTCATGGCGCCGTCTTTCTTGGGAATTTATCCTTTACCA ATGCAAGTGCTTCATCACGCTCCGATGTTCGCTGCACTACTGCCGATGATAGTGTGCAACTTTGTGCTCTGCTACAACAGCGTGGCGATGCTGAGTACGATCTACAGGGGGTACCAGCACGCGCACAACTACATTAACGACTACGGGTTCACCTCGTTGGCCGAGAGAGAGTGGATCCGACTGAACGTGCCGTGCGTGCTGCGCATGTTCTGGATGTTGCGCGCGGGTCGGCAAGTCGTCCAGTACTTCGCGTACGAATACAGCGAAGAGACATTCACCTATTTAGTGATGCTGAAGACTCTGCTAGTGAACGGCTGCGAGACCTTGACGGCGGTCCTGGGGATGACCAGCATAATCTCGTTCATCTGCCACTACATCGGCCGGTTCTTCCAGTGGGTGTTGCTCACGGAGGACGAGGGCGCCAACAGCATCGGCACCGTGTCCGCAATTCTGTTCTACATCCTAGCACTGCAGAGCGGTCTGACCAGGCTGGACGAGGACAAGCGTCTGGCCAGATTGTGCCGGAACCTGTGTCTGCTGGTCACCGCGATACTGCACTTCGTGCACAACATCGAGAAACCGTTGCTGATGTCGTTGAGCGCCTCGCACAATCCCGCGCTCCACCGGCACGTCCGAGCGCTGGTAGTCTGCGCGTTCCTGATCCTGTTCCCGGTGTCGTTGCTGATCTACCTGTGGTCCCACTTCACCCTGAGCACGTGGCTGTTGGCAGCGTCTGTGTTCAACATCGAGGTGGTCGTGAAGGTGCTGGTCTCGTTGGCAATCTACTCGCTGTTCCTCGTTGACGCGTACCGCAGCGCATACCGGAACGCTTATCGGAGCGCGTTCTGGGAGCAGCTCGACGATTTTGTCTACATTATACGCTCGTTCGGGAACACGGTCGAGTTCGCTTTCGGCATCATACTGTTCTTCAACGGGTTCTGGATCCTGGTATTCGAGTCCGGCGGCGCGATCCGCGCGATCATGATGTGTATACATGCTTACCTGAACATCTGGTGCGAGGCCAAGGCCGGCTGGAGCGAGTTCATGAAGCGGCGCACCGCCGTCAACAAGATCAACTCTCTGCCGGAGGCAAACGCCGAGCAGCTTCACCGATTGAACGACGTGTGCGCGATCTGTTATCAGGAGATGCACAGCGCGAAGATCACACGGTGCAACCACTACTTCCACGGCGACTGTTTGCGCAAGTGGCTCTACGTGCAGGACCGGTGCCCCCTCTGCCATGATATACTGTACAAAGTCGAAAATATGACGCAGAACAAGACCGAGAACACCGCTGTCCAACAAGTGGAGACCAGGTGA